The proteins below are encoded in one region of Candidatus Obscuribacterales bacterium:
- a CDS encoding site-specific DNA-methyltransferase, with protein sequence MAEPQPRGPMNRTLILTESDRDRLQPRLLDAAALSPQAPLPTGTLWGDCLQFASQMPHQSVDLLILDPPYNLTKNFHGYQFTQQRAEDYTAWLRQVVLAFIPLLKPTASLYICGDWRSSTSIFAVAADYFVVRNRITWEREKGRGAKKNWKNASEDIWFCTVSDRYTFCVDAVKLRRRVLAPYRHADGQPKDWQATEDGNFRDTHPSNFWSDITIPFWSMPENTDHPTQKSEKLIAKLVLASSQPGQVILDPFVGSGTTSVVAKKLGRQYLGIDRNLDYCLLTERRLELADQHPAIQGFTHQVFWERNSSPPPD encoded by the coding sequence ATGGCTGAACCTCAACCTCGGGGGCCCATGAATCGAACCCTGATTCTCACCGAGAGCGATCGCGATCGCCTCCAACCCCGTCTGCTCGATGCTGCTGCCCTATCGCCTCAAGCCCCCTTGCCCACAGGTACTCTCTGGGGCGATTGCCTCCAGTTTGCCTCCCAGATGCCGCACCAGTCAGTCGATCTACTCATTCTTGACCCGCCCTATAACCTTACGAAAAATTTCCACGGCTACCAGTTCACCCAGCAACGCGCTGAAGACTATACCGCTTGGCTACGGCAGGTAGTTTTGGCCTTCATACCCTTGCTGAAGCCAACTGCTAGCCTGTATATCTGCGGCGATTGGCGCTCCTCAACCTCAATTTTTGCCGTCGCCGCCGACTATTTTGTCGTCCGAAATCGCATCACCTGGGAGCGGGAAAAGGGACGAGGAGCCAAGAAAAATTGGAAAAATGCGAGCGAAGATATTTGGTTTTGCACCGTCAGCGATCGCTACACCTTCTGCGTTGATGCTGTCAAGCTCCGGCGGCGAGTTCTAGCGCCCTACCGCCATGCAGATGGCCAACCTAAGGACTGGCAGGCGACTGAAGACGGCAATTTTCGTGATACCCATCCGTCTAATTTCTGGAGCGATATCACCATTCCCTTTTGGTCGATGCCCGAAAATACCGATCATCCCACCCAGAAAAGCGAAAAGCTGATCGCCAAACTGGTGCTAGCGAGTAGCCAACCCGGTCAAGTCATCTTGGATCCATTTGTGGGCAGTGGCACCACCTCGGTGGTCGCCAAAAAATTGGGACGTCAGTATCTGGGCATCGATCGCAATCTAGACTACTGCCTGTTAACCGAGCGACGGCTGGAACTAGCCGACCAACATCCCGCCATTCAAGGCTTTACCCACCAGGTTTTCTGGGAACGTAATTCCTCACCGCCACCGGATTGA